From the genome of Candidatus Caldatribacterium sp.:
AGGTTGCGGTACAGTGAGTGAGTGGGCGGTTGAGGTGCGAAACCTTAACAAGTACTTTGGCCGACACCATGTGCTGAAGGACATTACCTTCCGAGTTAGGTTTGGAGAGGTTGTATCCATCATCGGAGCTTCAGGGTCGGGAAAGAGCACACTGCTGCGATGTTTGAACGGTCTTGAGCCTGTTCAGAGTGGGGAGATTTTTATCGACGGAGTATGCATAACTCAAAACAGGGTCGACCTCAGCAAGATTCGTCAGTCCATAGGAATGATTTTTCAGAGTTTCAACCTTTTTCCTCACATGACGGCTCTTGAGAACATCACTCTTGCCCCGCAGAAGGTGAAAAAGATTCCCAGGGCAGAAGCCGAACGGATTGCCCTTGAGCTCCTCCGGAAAGTTGGTCTTGAGGAAAAAGCCTATGCCTATCCGGCGGAGCTTTCAGGAGGGCAGAAGCAACGGGTCGCCATAGCGCGATCGCTGGCCATGAACCCCAAGGTCATGATGTTTGATGAGCCTACATCGGCTCTGGATCCGGAAACAGTTAAAGATGTCCTCGATGTCATGAAGGAACTCGCCCGGGAAGGTATGACCATGATTGTTGTGACCCACGAGATGGGGTTTGCCCGGGAGGTGTCAAACCGCATCATTCATCTTGACGATGGGAGAATTATTGAGGAGGGGCCTCCTGAAGAGGTTTTCTACCGACCGAAACATCCTCGAACTCAGGAATTTCTGAGTAAGGTCATCAATATCTGAGGTGAGATGATGGCAGAAAAGGTGGTGAAAATTGGGGTTATCGGTTTTGGAACGGTTGGGGCGGGGACTCTAAAAGTCCTCTGGGAACGCCAGAGCGACATCGAGAGGGAGCTCGGGGTCAAGATTCAGGTTGCCCGGGTGGTGGACAAGGACTGGGTACGGGAACGACCTGTGGTTATTCCTCCAGGACTCCGGGGAGAANNNNNNNNNNGATCCAGCACTCGTTCTCGATGACCCGGAAATCCAGATTGTTGTTGAGGCCATAGGGGGAGTTTCTCCGGCTTTCGAGATCGTGTCCTGTGCCCTCTCTCGAGGGAAAAGCGTTGTCACTCCCAACAAGGAGCTCATTGCGAAGCGTGGAGGCGAGCTCCTTGAAATCGCAAGAGAAAGCGGAAGTGACCTCTTCTTTGAGGGGGCAGTTGGCGGTGGTATCCCCATTATTCACGCCCTTAAGGAACAGCTTGTGGGGGACGATATCGAAGAGGTCATTGGCATAGTGAACGGAACGACGAATTTCATCCTTTCGGAGATGTCCCTGCGCGGGACCTCTTATGAGGAAGCTCTTCTGGAGGCCCAGCGGCGTGGATACGCTGAGCCTATTCCCACAATGGATGTTGAAGGGTTCGACGCCGCTTATAAACTTGCTATTCTTGCCTCCTTGTGTTTCCACACCAAAGTCAACGTGGATGACGTGTTCCGAGAGGGAATCACCCGCATTATTCCTGAGGACCTTGAGTTTGCCAGGGAACTTGGTTTTGTGGTGAAGCTTCTTGCTATTTCGAAAAAGCGCAACGGTCGGGTGGAACTCCGGGTGCATCCGGTTCTTTTGCCCTTGGAGCACCCCTTGGCCAGCGTTTTCGGAGTGGAAAATGCTATATACGTGAAGTCGAAGACACGGGCTTTGACTTTCCGAGGTCCGGGAGCGGGAGGGGAGGCCACCGGGAGT
Proteins encoded in this window:
- a CDS encoding amino acid ABC transporter ATP-binding protein is translated as MSEWAVEVRNLNKYFGRHHVLKDITFRVRFGEVVSIIGASGSGKSTLLRCLNGLEPVQSGEIFIDGVCITQNRVDLSKIRQSIGMIFQSFNLFPHMTALENITLAPQKVKKIPRAEAERIALELLRKVGLEEKAYAYPAELSGGQKQRVAIARSLAMNPKVMMFDEPTSALDPETVKDVLDVMKELAREGMTMIVVTHEMGFAREVSNRIIHLDDGRIIEEGPPEEVFYRPKHPRTQEFLSKVINI